A region of Solanum dulcamara chromosome 7, daSolDulc1.2, whole genome shotgun sequence DNA encodes the following proteins:
- the LOC129894878 gene encoding uncharacterized protein LOC129894878, with protein MTPFEALYGRKCRSPIVWFEAGEVYLLGVDLVRDTHDMVKSIQTMLLVAQNHQNEYVDRNVRDMTFEVGEKVLLKVSPTKGVMVFGKIGKLSPRYISPFEILNYVGMMAYRLALPPSLSRVHPIFYVSMLKKYHGAGDFIIKWDSVLLDKDLWYEEEPVSIFDRDVRKLRTKEFNMVKVQWKHHSVEEATWETEKDMRDKYPQLIIEIGTTLSLL; from the coding sequence ATGACACCATTCGAAGCCCTTTATGGGAGGAAATGTAGGTCTCCCATAGTGTGGTTTGAAGCTGGAGAAGTGTATCTATTAGGGGTAGACTTAGTGAGGGATACTCATGATATGGTAAAGAGCATCCAAACTATGCTTCTAGTagctcaaaatcatcaaaacgaGTATGTTGATCGTAAtgtaagggatatgacattcgaaGTTGGTGAGAAGGTGCTTCTAAAGGTGTCACCCACTAAAGGGGTAATGGTGTTTGGTAAAATAGGCAAACTCAGTCCTCGCTATATTAGTCCTTTTGAGATTCTTAACTATGTAGGGATGATGGCGTAcagattggccttaccacctagcttgtctAGGGTACATCCGATATTTTATGTGTCAATGCTGAAAAAGTACCATGGGGCTGGGGACTTCATCATTAAATGGGATTCGGTATTGTTAGACAAGGATCTTTGGTATGAGGAAGAGCCAGTTTCAATCTTTGATCGTGATGTCCggaagttgaggactaaagagTTCAACATGGTTAAAGTGCAATGGAAACATCATTCAGTAGAAGAAGccacttgggagactgagaaggacatgcgagacaagtatcctcagtTGATCATCGAAataggtactactctatctctacTTTAG